Within the Bacillus oleivorans genome, the region ATTGAGGTGTGGGTGAGTTGAGAAAAATAAATACGTTTTTTCATAAAAAAATTCTTGTACTTGGGTTAGCAAAAAGCGGAGTCGGTGCTGCATCTCTGTTACACAAACTAGGTGCTTTCGTTACAGTCAATGACTTTAAACCTTTATCAGAAAACCCGGAAGCCCAAGGTCTCTTACAGGAAGGGATAAAAGTGATCTGCGGAAGTCATCCGATTGAATTATTGGATGAGGGATTTGAGTATATTGTTAAAAACCCAGGGATCCATTACGAGAATCCGCTCATAGAAGGGGCTATTAAAAGAGGAATTCCAGTAATAACAGAAGTAGAACTTGCCTATTTAGTGTCTGAGGCACCGTTTATTGCTATTACAGGTACAAACGGGAAAACAACAACAACTACGTTAATTTATGAAATGCTAAAAGCTGATGAAAAGCAGCCATTAATTGCCGGTAACATCGGTACTGTTGCATCGGATGTAGCTCAGGTCGCAACAAGCGATAATACGATTGTGATCGAGTTATCTTCTTTTCAGCTCATGGGAATTGAGCATTTTCAGCCGAAAATTTCAGTGCTGACGAACCTTTATGAAGCACACCTGGACTACCATCATTCAGTAAAAGCTTATTGGGAAGCAAAAGCAAATATTACGAAAAACCAAACTGAAAACGATTGGTTTATTTTTAATTCTGATCAGGATGTATGCTTGGCCATAGCTCATGAGAGTAAGGCAAGACCTGTGCCGTTTTCAACAAAATCAAAGGTTGAAGATGGGGCTTATGTAGAAGATGGCTGGATTTATTTCTGTGGCGAGGCCATTATGAAATATAGGGATGTAGTTTTACCAGGAAGTCATAATCTCGAAAATATATTAGCCAGCATCAGTGCGGTCAAATTACATGGAGTGAGCAACCAGGCGATTCACAAAGTGCTGACTAGCTTTTACGGAGTAAAACACCGGCTTCAGTATATCGATTCGATTGCAGGACGCAAGTTTTATAATGATTCAAAAGCTACCAATATTTTAGCGACAAAAAAAGCTTTAGAAGCCTTTGATCAGCCGATTATCTTGCTTGCAGGCGGACTGGACCGGGGTAACGAATTTGAAGAATTAATTCCAAGCTTGAAACATGTTAAAGCCACCATTACCTTTGGCGAAACTGCTCCAAAGATTGAAAGAGTAGCGAAAGAGGCAGGAATAGATTTAATTCAACGTGTCGATAATGTGGAAAAAGCGGTTCCACGAGCGTTTGAGATTTCGTCTGAAGGAGACGTTATTCTCTTGTCTCCAGCCTGTGCCAGTTGGGATCAATATAAAACTTTTGAAGTGCGTGGAGACATTTTTATAGACGCTGTGCATAAGCTTAAGTAAGGGCTTGTCCGTATTCATTCGCCCTAATAAGCGTCTGTTGAGGTGTTCGCATTGCCAACGTTGAAAAAATCCACACCAGATTTTTTATTAATACTTGTTACTTTAACCTTGCTAGCGGTCGGTTTAATCATGGTTTATAGTGCGAGTGCTGTCTGGGCAGAGTATAAGTTTAACGACTCTTTCTTTTTTGCCAAGAGACAGCTGCTTTTTGCTGGGGTCGGTGTAGCCGCAATGTTTTTCATTATGAATATAGATTACTGGAATTGGAGATCCTGGGCTAAAATCTTGGTTATTGTCTGTTTTGTCCTGCTGATTGCGGTATTAATTCCTGGTGTAGGTATGGTAAGGAATGGTTCGAGAAGCTGGATTGGAGTAGGTGCTTTTTCGATTCAGCCATCTGAATTTATGAAATTTGCCATGATTGTTTTTTTAGCTAAATTTTTAACGGACCGCCAGCGTTATATTACAACCTTTAAACAAGGACTAGCTCCGTCTTTAGGTTTAGTTTTTCTTGCATTTGCTTTAATCATGCTCCAGCCTGATCTTGGGACTGGGACCGTTATGGTAGGAACCTGTGTCGTAATGATCTTCATTGCAGGGGCAAGGATCCGTCATTTTATCTTTTTAGGGTTAATCGGAT harbors:
- the murD gene encoding UDP-N-acetylmuramoyl-L-alanine--D-glutamate ligase, with the protein product MRKINTFFHKKILVLGLAKSGVGAASLLHKLGAFVTVNDFKPLSENPEAQGLLQEGIKVICGSHPIELLDEGFEYIVKNPGIHYENPLIEGAIKRGIPVITEVELAYLVSEAPFIAITGTNGKTTTTTLIYEMLKADEKQPLIAGNIGTVASDVAQVATSDNTIVIELSSFQLMGIEHFQPKISVLTNLYEAHLDYHHSVKAYWEAKANITKNQTENDWFIFNSDQDVCLAIAHESKARPVPFSTKSKVEDGAYVEDGWIYFCGEAIMKYRDVVLPGSHNLENILASISAVKLHGVSNQAIHKVLTSFYGVKHRLQYIDSIAGRKFYNDSKATNILATKKALEAFDQPIILLAGGLDRGNEFEELIPSLKHVKATITFGETAPKIERVAKEAGIDLIQRVDNVEKAVPRAFEISSEGDVILLSPACASWDQYKTFEVRGDIFIDAVHKLK
- the spoVE gene encoding stage V sporulation protein E translates to MPTLKKSTPDFLLILVTLTLLAVGLIMVYSASAVWAEYKFNDSFFFAKRQLLFAGVGVAAMFFIMNIDYWNWRSWAKILVIVCFVLLIAVLIPGVGMVRNGSRSWIGVGAFSIQPSEFMKFAMIVFLAKFLTDRQRYITTFKQGLAPSLGLVFLAFALIMLQPDLGTGTVMVGTCVVMIFIAGARIRHFIFLGLIGLAGFVALIASAPYRIQRITSFLDPWSDPLGSGFQIIQSLYAIGPGGLFGLGLGQSRQKFFYLPEPQTDFIFAIISEELGFIGGSFVILLFALLLWRGMRIALGAQDLYGSFLAVGIIAMIAIQVMINIGVVTGMMPVTGITLPFLSYGGSSLTLMLMAIGVLLNVSRYSRY